The following proteins are encoded in a genomic region of Deltaproteobacteria bacterium:
- a CDS encoding YqgE/AlgH family protein: MSWKKETGTSLKGHFLIAMPSLSDPNFSQTVTCICEHTLEGALGLVINRVLPDLTCGTVFQELGLDSISDRDTKPVYVGGPVHKGQIFVLHGPPFEWEGLHPVTPSLALSNSRDILESLARGKGPETFVLALGCAGWGPGQLEAEIMANAWLTCPVNETILFKTPVEKRWEQSAKSIGIDLSLLSDAVGHA, encoded by the coding sequence ATGAGTTGGAAAAAGGAGACCGGGACATCCCTTAAAGGCCATTTTCTTATTGCCATGCCCAGCCTGTCGGATCCCAATTTTTCTCAGACCGTGACCTGTATCTGCGAACATACCCTGGAAGGGGCCTTGGGGTTGGTGATCAACCGGGTCTTACCGGATTTGACCTGCGGGACGGTCTTTCAGGAGCTGGGTCTTGATTCCATCTCCGACAGGGACACCAAACCCGTTTATGTAGGGGGACCGGTCCATAAGGGGCAGATCTTCGTACTCCATGGGCCGCCTTTTGAATGGGAAGGCCTTCATCCCGTGACCCCCTCGCTGGCCTTAAGTAACTCCAGAGACATCCTGGAATCCCTGGCCCGAGGGAAAGGACCGGAAACCTTTGTCCTCGCCCTGGGTTGCGCCGGCTGGGGGCCCGGGCAGTTGGAAGCCGAAATCATGGCCAATGCCTGGCTGACCTGTCCGGTGAACGAAACCATCCTTTTTAAGACTCCGGTGGAAAAACGCTGGGAACAGTCCGCTAAGTCCATCGGCATTGACTTGAGCTTGCTTTCTGATGCCGTCGGACATGCCTAA
- a CDS encoding MBL fold metallo-hydrolase: MKIQDNLHAFIWRNPQANDCNTYLIKGSKTILIDPGHLHLFDHVRVGLMDLNLTPEQIDLVIITHGHPDHLEAAALFKKPTLITMSLTEYEFVKDWTGRQVWDQGNGFEPDFFLQEGGLTIGDQTFQVLATPGHSPGSICLYWPEHKALFTGDLIFNQGIGRTDLPGGDGGLLKESIKRIANLDSEWVLSGHGEVIKGKKAVEENFRMIESYWFNYL, translated from the coding sequence ATGAAAATCCAGGATAACCTCCATGCCTTTATTTGGCGCAATCCCCAGGCCAATGACTGTAACACCTATCTGATCAAAGGGTCTAAGACGATCCTTATTGACCCAGGCCACCTCCATCTTTTTGATCATGTCCGGGTTGGGCTTATGGACCTCAACCTGACCCCGGAACAAATCGACCTGGTCATTATCACCCACGGTCATCCGGATCATCTGGAGGCCGCCGCCCTTTTTAAGAAACCGACCTTAATCACCATGAGCCTGACCGAATACGAATTTGTCAAAGATTGGACCGGCCGTCAAGTCTGGGACCAGGGCAACGGATTTGAACCGGACTTCTTTCTCCAGGAGGGAGGGCTGACCATAGGGGACCAGACCTTTCAGGTTCTGGCCACACCCGGGCATTCTCCCGGCTCTATCTGTCTTTATTGGCCTGAACACAAGGCCTTATTTACCGGGGACCTTATTTTCAATCAGGGAATAGGGCGGACCGATCTACCCGGGGGTGATGGGGGACTTCTCAAGGAGAGTATCAAGCGGATAGCCAATTTGGATAGTGAATGGGTATTAAGCGGTCATGGCGAGGTGATCAAGGGCAAGAAGGCCGTGGAGGAAAATTTCCGGATGATTGAAAGCTATTGGTTTAATTATCTGTGA
- a CDS encoding 3-hydroxybutyryl-CoA dehydrogenase: protein MEIKKIGVVGAGTMGNGIAQVAAQIGCSVVMRDVEDRFVENGVKNITRFLSKSVEKGKMTEDQKNEILGRIKGTTSMADLKDVDLVIEAVLEDLNLKKAVFKELDGICKPETILATNTSSMSITEIAVATQRPDKVVGMHFFIPVPLMRLVEIIRAYQTSDETVQVTADLAKKMGKETIEVKKDSPGFVVNRIMIPHMIEAVKIVEEGIATPEDVDKAVKLGLNYPMGPFELMDLTGLDICKNVADYFYQELNKESKWAVPNLHKTMVRANRLGRKTGAGWYEHKK, encoded by the coding sequence ATGGAGATAAAAAAAATTGGCGTCGTTGGCGCCGGCACCATGGGCAATGGGATCGCTCAGGTAGCCGCCCAGATAGGCTGTTCTGTGGTGATGCGGGATGTGGAAGACCGGTTTGTAGAAAACGGTGTTAAAAACATTACCCGTTTCTTGAGCAAGAGCGTGGAAAAGGGCAAGATGACCGAAGACCAGAAGAATGAAATCCTGGGCCGGATCAAAGGGACCACCAGCATGGCCGACCTCAAGGATGTGGATCTGGTCATCGAGGCGGTCCTGGAAGACCTAAATTTAAAGAAAGCGGTTTTTAAGGAACTGGACGGGATTTGCAAACCGGAGACCATCCTGGCCACCAATACCTCTTCCATGTCGATTACCGAGATCGCCGTTGCCACCCAGCGGCCGGACAAGGTAGTGGGTATGCACTTTTTCATCCCCGTGCCCTTAATGCGTCTGGTCGAGATCATCCGGGCCTATCAAACCAGCGATGAAACCGTTCAAGTTACTGCCGATTTAGCCAAAAAGATGGGCAAAGAGACGATTGAGGTCAAAAAGGATTCCCCGGGGTTCGTGGTCAACCGGATCATGATCCCCCACATGATCGAGGCCGTTAAGATCGTTGAAGAAGGCATTGCCACCCCGGAGGATGTCGATAAGGCGGTCAAACTGGGGCTCAACTATCCCATGGGTCCTTTTGAGTTGATGGACCTGACCGGTCTGGATATCTGCAAAAACGTAGCCGATTATTTTTATCAGGAACTGAATAAAGAGAGCAAATGGGCGGTTCCGAACCTGCATAAAACCATGGTCCGGGCCAATCGCCTGGGCCGCAAGACCGGGGCCGGCTGGTACGAACATAAGAAATAA
- a CDS encoding crotonobetainyl-CoA--carnitine CoA-transferase, whose product MMIQNKIQIDEKDFEFIKKAYKTLSYKSLSHYMQEAIRARVREDRKKWKALQRSLAMEQIGRGSYENHFESLLP is encoded by the coding sequence ATAATGATCCAGAATAAAATTCAAATCGACGAAAAGGACTTCGAATTCATCAAGAAGGCCTACAAGACCCTTTCCTATAAAAGTCTCAGTCATTATATGCAGGAGGCGATTCGGGCCAGGGTGCGGGAAGATCGGAAAAAGTGGAAGGCCCTCCAACGATCGCTGGCCATGGAACAGATCGGCCGCGGGTCCTATGAAAACCACTTTGAAAGCCTATTGCCATAA
- a CDS encoding ATPase, with protein sequence MINIDQSLIFQIVNFLLLMLILNALLYRPIRNILKQRADKVGLLEEEAKKAQTDRIQKEEDYQNQLQQARKAGFEQKNIFKLQGQEAEKKLFQEANLKAEAELSLNRQKVAQQVEEARKKLSGEVANFSQEIAQKILGRTM encoded by the coding sequence ATGATTAATATAGATCAATCCCTTATTTTCCAAATTGTCAATTTCCTTTTGTTAATGCTCATATTGAATGCCCTCCTCTACCGACCTATCCGTAACATATTGAAACAGAGGGCCGACAAGGTCGGCCTGTTAGAAGAGGAGGCCAAAAAGGCCCAAACGGACAGGATACAAAAGGAGGAGGATTATCAGAACCAGTTGCAGCAGGCCCGGAAAGCAGGCTTCGAACAAAAAAATATTTTTAAATTACAGGGCCAGGAAGCAGAAAAAAAACTTTTTCAGGAAGCCAACCTGAAGGCGGAAGCCGAACTTTCCCTAAACCGGCAAAAAGTTGCCCAACAAGTAGAGGAGGCCCGCAAAAAGCTTTCCGGCGAAGTAGCCAACTTCTCCCAGGAAATAGCCCAGAAGATCTTAGGGAGGACGATGTAA